TGCCTACACAGAGTGGTCATGACTGACTACCTGTTTAAAAACCTCTATTTTTAAAGCTGCCATGTTCAATGACGCAGAAAAACACGCATATAAACATGAATGAATGGCTTATTAGAATATTTACGACCCAGTGTTGAATTCGGCACTCACATAGTAACTCTAATTAAAATAACGAGTCCATATTAAGAACTGATTCTCATAGTGTGCTAGCTTACCCTGTACATTTAAACTTCTTAGCAAGTAGACTGTGAATAAAGTATTACTCTACTATCAGTGAAAACATCTTGGTGAACCACGAAGAGACATTTGGGACTGTAAGTTATTTGTTATTAAGGAGTTcacaatgttatattttaatttgttttcaccAATAAACAGGTCAGTATTAAATTGACAGTTTTTGTAATGGAGTTTGGTGTGACGTCAGCGGCCCGGACAGACGGACACTAGCTCACACTGACCTCTCCTGGATTTGTACTATGTTCACACGAGAACCGAATGACAATTAAATTCTggtaaataaaattaaaattttactttttatattttctcacttgtaatcatgcagatagtttgggGTTTATTAGTCATTCATAGACAAGATGACTGTCCCTGACTTCTCTGACTCcaaatcagtatttttttctttttcttttttttctttatttgacagctattaaCAGCATTACTGAAAATATGCCCGAGTTAGCCAGAAAGGCTAATTTTCGTTTGTATTCCCTTTGCAGGCAATAGttgaaaacataaatgttatcaataaaagcagtgaaaatacaaacaataaaagcagtgaaaatatgCAGATATAAAGAGTCTGCACTACATAGAGACCAGACAGATAGCTCTTCAACACACTATATCAACAACAGCATGACAACATAATGGTAGGCCTGGTGAAGTGTGTATATTATGTACAGAGCCAATGATAAGCAGGAGCAGTTCGCACACTAAGCATAATAATAGCAAACAACGCAAACACGCCTCACTGTTGTAGTGTTCACAAGTTTGATTTGTAATGAAGCAGGCTCTTAATGTTGTGGAGAATGAATAGTAGGTAAGTTGTTCCAATCCTGAGAGGCCCtgacagaaaaagcaaaatggTCAAAACTACTTTGTCTTCTAGGAGTAAGACAATCTCCTCTAGTTGTTGCTCTAGTAGTTcagcttgtttttaatgtgatgtaaGTACAGAGTGGTGGAGGAGCCATATTGGATAACACCTTGAAAATGAGACAGTCTACTTTAAATAGAGGTCagtgtattttcatttgtggtgctcacagcaattaaaatgacatttaaaaatagatttaaaaaaccCATTTTTTTCCAGAGTCAGTCTCCTGTACTGTGGATAGCCTACAAACCTCACTGTTAAGAGTTTGTTTTGGAACTTCTTTGTGCTAAAGACATACTGTTAATTTCTTGTCTTCCAGGTGGCTGTAAGTGGATCAGGACTCCTGCCATCGTGTATTCCACCCATGTGGCCACCACACTGATCCCGATCTTGGCCCACATCCTGTTTTATCAGTTCCCTACGAAACCCCACCCTGGTCCCCAGACCCTGCAGGAGCGCTGGCTGCTGGTCTCCATATATGCTCCGTACCTGCTGGTGcctgtgctgctgctcctcACCATGCTGCTGTCCTCCACATACAACCCCTCCTCCAAGTCTGGAAGCACATCAGCCAAAGCCAAGAAGAAGAACTGAAAGATGAACAGACTATAGCCAtctaatgattgtttttttttacatttctgaatgtattgtttgtgtatgagCTGCATACTATCTGAGCGGCTGTATGAGTCAGACTCAATAACACTATAATTAGTGGGAAATAGCCATTGTGAAACCTGACAGAATGCACACTTTCTATGTAAAATTAAACCCTTGTTTGTTGAAcgtgttttgtgcttttgtcaGTGCTACAGTGACATTTATAAAGGAGAAAATAGTAGTCAGTAGAAAATGAGGGTACAAACATAATTCTTTaatcaaaatatgttttccatcatacatttacacatatCCATAAAGGTGTGGCAAAGTGACTCCCTGGTCCCTGGTGGTTAGTCTCTGATCTCTGGAACCAAAAGTCttgttcatatttttacattacatcaACCTGAACTAGGTGAAGGCAAAGCCCAacagtctgtctgtatgttgGTTAATCTGGTCTAAAACTATCCTTAGACCACTGGTATGAGTATGGAAAATCACACATACACCACGCACCCAGGTCATAATACAGACTGTCTGTTATTTTTAGCCTCCAAACTCAAcctgagataaccctgatgacatcatcagggttattttcttaGACTTGACAAAGGTCCTCCAGAGCTGCAGAAGACATCACTGTTTTCACAGACCGAGTAGACTGAGTTGTACTTCCTGTGACCTGAGACCTCATATGTAAAACCCTGGACAACACTGGTTCACCACACTGCCACCAACTTTATATCTATCACAATCACAGCAAAAATGATTCCACACACCAGTGCATCTGGATTATAAACTTGAAACTCAATGGCTGTTGTACACACCCAATTAGCCATTAGCactttattattgtattttatattgttgtttgtcCTCTATGTACAATACACTGAGTGACCAGTTTATGGTATACCTGTACAATCTGATACAAtgcaataatatatatatatatatatatatatatatatatatctgtgtgaAGCTTATAATGCTTATAACAGCTTTTAATACAATGCAATACCCTTTAACTCTTTTTAGACAGCTTTGTGATACCACAAGAATAATAACTGGTCGCTCCATGCATAAAAGTGCAAAACACATCCGGATATACGTGACTTTATTGGGCATCTGGAAAGTCTAACATGTTCCTTGTCTCAGTAAAGGTTTAACAGCTCAAGACTACCTTGCGTGTGACACAACTGCTAAGGTGGGCTAGAAAAGATGCGAGGGGCAGTTTGTATCATCATCACAGTCCATGCTCATCAGTCTGTCTACTCTGCTAACCACCAAAGACAAGGAAGGAAACTATACAAGAAATAGCCGATGGATGGCCAGCTGTTAGCTGTAAACTAGTGTCTGTCTCAACCTGTGCCCACAAAGTAATAAAATTCCAATACCAACTTTTCAAATGAGAAATAGGAGGTGTGGTGTGAGTCTGTTGCATAgagctttgttttaaaaaattagaaaaatgcTGACCTATGAGAAGAGGTAATAAACCAGATCTTCTCTGGTAGGTCATCCTTGAGTCTGCGGGCCCTGTTGGCAAGGCCTCACTCACCTTTGTTCCTTGTAGACTTTGGCACAACCCAAACAGCAGCACATACAAGATCTGGATTGAACCTGAAAGCCAAGGCAGTTTTGCCAGTTTTAATCAAATTTTCATCAGTAAGATCTTAAACTGAGTTCTAAGGTGATGCAAGGATTGCTATgacatgctttcatttttttagtgATGGTTAAAACCCTGGTTGCGAAGTATAAGCAGGAGAACATTGTTTATAAGTCATGCACAATCACACTAGTCCAAACGGTGTATAATGAATGTATGAATAACTCAATACAGCTCACATTTCATCCTGTTATGGCACacttgagcaaggcactgatCAACCATGCTGCCTGCAAGTTCCTCTGGACTTGCGGAAGGCATCAGGGACTGTTGTCAGTGCCTTCTTTTCACACGAGCTCATAGAGGCTTAAGCTGTGGGACCCAAAGTATGAAGGACCCCatagagaggagagacagagtgaaggaCTCCTCTTAACTAATTCAGTAGTGCCTGCTTATCTGACTTTGTCAGCAGCTCAGCCAAGCAGCTATTTCAGGCATGACCAGAGGGTTAAATAGTGGTGCAGCTGTGGGCGGTGTGGTGCTACTTCAAGCTCCTGgtcaacataaaaaaatcctAAATAGAAATTGGCCAATctatgtgtctgttttctttgtcagCCAATGATTAAATTGTTGAtatttaaattgttatttttaccGGCTGATTGATGGAGGTTGGCTTATGACACAACCTCAGAccaaactattttttaaaatctctttgtGGTTGGTTAGTGTCTACTATATGTGGGCCCTAGACTTgtcagaaatgtatttcattaatgtatttcttgtatGGCCTCCTGTCAGAGCAGCAGCTCATTAGAGAATCATTCtaatatgaaaaatacacaaaaattgCCTTTTTATTTGCAGGTGGGAAAGCAGCAGTAGTAAGGTAGAAAAGTTAGTTATAGATGTAGCTCAGAGAAACTTGCTAATTGTATAAAATTGCAGGAAAATGGAATCTGTtcctcattttaaaaatgcagaggTTAAAAGTGTAACATAGCAAGTATTTTGTGTGTCAGTCAGACTTTAGGTCTCAGAGACCACCTTTAAAAAACATACAAGTTGACCCTCATCAGGCTGGCAGCTGTCATGTTCATTGGGTAGCATTTTCACAAACACGTGGACTCAGTACCATGGGCTTGAACCCTAAATTATAGACATATTTTTTGCAGCCTGTTATGTTTTTCACAGGTAAGGTTTGGTTGAACAAGCAAGTCTGTTATATTTTCAGCCACCAGAGGGTATAAAACTCCAAACAGATGCTATACACTGTTAAGTACAATAAGCTCAGTGTATCTCTGCTGCCCCCataaattttgtatttatttctgttatttctaagagaagattttttttctgtttgacagCATATGTTATGATGTTATGTACCCAGTCACAACCTCAGTGTGCCCATACTGTATCAGTGTTTATGAAGCTATTTTTAGACCAATACTTTATGTTTCATTTATCACTTAATCACATCTCCAAAAATGTCTTTCCTGTAGTAAATCTCAATGTCACTTCACATTCATTTTGATATAttcttcaaataaaatgaaaacttaaaCCATCCTTAATTGCACACATCCTTGAATTAACTTTGGTtcaaaagtataaaaaagtcttgtttgtcttattttaattttatataaacATCCTGGTTAGTGCGTGTTCAGTTTTTCTTCGAGGCGTCCTCAGAGCGTCAGCAGACGGACTAACCCTTGCAGCGGAAGGAAAGGTTCAAAGCTTGCCTTCGCGGAAGGATAGCGTATAAAAGAGAAACATGGCACTAGCTCTCAGTATTGTTTAACTCAACGTCAGGACGGCAGGACCTGCCGTCTGTTGTGATGTGACAGAGGTGTACAGTGATTGAAAATTGTAGTTTATATTAGTACGTTAACTTACAGTAGCTTGACGTGGATGGAAATGTAATTGAAGCTGACGGCTGTCCTACGCTAACCTTAGCTGTCCCGTCAGACTTGACGACGAAGGAAACAACGAAAGTGTTCGTTTATGTCACACGGATGAAATTAATGCTCACTGGCGAAACGTCTGTGTTTTTCGAGAGGACAGAAATGTGTCTTGTGGACTTGGACGTCTGGTCGAAGAGGACAGATAACAAGGACTAACGCCTTCAGATAAACAACAGTCCTGTGTTGACATTTGTGTTGCATCCTTGAGATTTTTTGAAGCTAACAGTGACTGTTGACTAGCTCGCGGATGTTGGCTAGCTTTATAGGTTGCTACAGCCTGTATTATTCAGATAGACGCAGTTTAAATTATTCATTGTCACCCAACAGGGTAGCGCTATTTCCATAATATTGCTGTCATGTTTGCAGAGACCTGCTATGGGCAGCAGCTATGACGCTAGGTGTAGCCACACGGTTATGTCACTGTCAGGCTAACAGATAGCTCGGTGTCTGCAGCTGCTCTAGTCTTTGCATGGTCATGTCTAGCAGGCTTGGCATCATGTAGACTGTCCCTCTGAACAGGTTTGGTGACTGGGGACGTACAGTGTGTTAGTGAGCCTCCATGGTGAGTAATGCAAAGCTGGATTGCAGCTATCCAACTGGGTCAAAGACTGACAGCTGGCACTGATACAGTTTAGCTCAGGATTGTTGCTAGCCATGCTCAAAGCCGTCTGCTCTGTGTGATATTACAAACATCCCAACCTAGTTAGAGGGCATGTGAATGCATCATGTCCCGACTGCATCTCTTATTTATGCAATAAGACACATCAGAGCAGCCTGTCATGAAATAAAACCGCAGTGCAAGAATCAGCATCAGGACTGAGTGGATCATTTGCTCCAGGATTATTTTCTGACGAGGAGAGCAACATTCAAAGCTGCCCACCACAGTGCCCAGCATCAGCTGGACCATCAGCCCATTACGATGGAGACAGTGGGAGATTTTGAGTACAGCAGAAAAGACCTGGTCGGACATGGAGCCTTTGCTGTGGTGTTCAAAGGAAGACACAGGAAGGTAAATAAACAGTTAGCCTGCAATGTTTTTCGTCCCCTCTTCCCCCCTCTGTATTTAGAGGAGAAAGGGGGCAAGTAGGCAGCTTAATTATAAAATCTGGGTCAATGCAGAATTCGGTTCTGTGGGCTGTCACCTTTTTTGGGGTGGTAATATTTACAGATGCTTTTATACCTTAACATCCAGATTCAGTGTGATGTGATGTACAGTCACGCAATGACTGATTCAGTGTTATTTTATCAGCCTGATGTTAGTTGTATAAGTGAATTTATGTCGTTTCATTCATGAAACGGATGAGTCAGGCAACAGTGAATGACTTGCTGACGTACTGAGGCAGGAGGGATGATGGGGTGCAGTGTTTTTCCCTTTGCCTTTTTAAGGATGCAAGCATTCCTTATGTAAGAGCCGCACAGGGTTCATTCACACTGAAGCACTGAAACCTGTATTATTAgcataacataataataataataataatgataataataataataacataagaaatagaaagaaatcATTACATTTGACTGGAGTGTTGTGTCACTGAAGGACACAGAGATGAtgggtttgtttgtgtatgtgtggcagAGACGCAGAACATGACATCATGTTGCCTCCGTTGCTACCGTTGTGAAGCAGATGGTCCTGAATTCTTCAATGAAAGCCACATCAGAGCATCCTCATGCTCCCTGCTGTAGTCAGGGCACCGCAGCTTCTGTGTCTCAATTTAAATCGATAACTAGCTCAGAGCCTGGAAACTGAACTGAACGCAGGCCTGTAAACAATCACGCCGGTCAGCACtggaagcagtgtgtgtgagcacatcCAGCCACTGCTCACATGCCTCCCCTGTCGTGTTTAAACGGACCTGGCATGTGATCAGTGTATTTACTGTTTAAGTCCTATCATCTGCATTCCATTTAGCCTATTTATAGGATTATTTCCACCTCAGAGGAACAGGAAGGTTAGAGACACCTGCATGCAACAGACATGATGGATTGCTTCATTGCCGAGGCAGTGTTGGATGTTACATATGCTCTTGTTACACTGTGATATCATGTTATCATTATGCAAAGGCTCAGATAAAGCCAGCACATACATTATGCTTGAATTAATTTCTTTagggaaaatgtttttcacacTTTAGGGAAGATGTTTGTGATGATGTAATTGTATGTCAAAATCCAGTTAGATTTACATCCTGAAAGTCTTTTCATAGATTTTTGATCTGCTGCTATtctaaaacatataaaacttAACAACCTTTAGAGACAAGTTGCAACATGGCACAGCAGTGGACTGTACATgtggttaaaatgtttttactaaatgaatacatttagcATGTTGCATACATTTAGAATATACTACTCAGGTGTTGTAGTCTTCCTCTCTCAGTCTCACTCTTCCACTGTCTATCACAACACCTTCGACTATCATCTGGTTGCAGTGTTGCTGACGTTAATCTCTTTGTTGCTCACACCTCCATAATCGCCCGTGATTCATAAATGAGATCATGCATTATTCTGGAAAATGAAAGCGTGCCCCTGTCTTTGCAGCATGACTCTGAGCAGAGGATAACTGCTTACTCTGCACTGCTTAACTCTGCGTCATGTGGCGCACCATCCAGAAATTAGTTTGGTTTGATAGAACACCCCCCTCTCACCTCCTCCCCCCTACCTCCAGCGTTACATTAAGGGCCAGCAGggtcacatttttatttctttttttctatggCTGTAGTGTTTGGCGGCTCAGTCACACTTGGCTGGGCAGGCTGTCAGTGAGTAGGGGATGGATGAAGCTCAGTTGGcagcacattacacacacacacacacacacacacacacaaacacaaacagactcaTGAACTCATGTCACTAACATGCAGTCCCACTTGTGTGCTGAATTCTATGCCAGGCTCTAGGCGGAGTGCACCCGCAGAAGAGGAACATCTCCTATTAACCTAGATTCATTTGGAAAGCATCACTTTTTTATTCATAGAATTCCTTCCTTAGCCTACTGTCTAACTGACCATGTTGATTTCTTTTATGCatactgtctctgtgtttttctcaagGGCATAGAAACAATCTAGCTGTCTCCTGGGTTTATTTCTGTGTCCTGCATTGGGTGTTTGCGTGTACAGCACATGTCCTGAGAGCCTCTCAGCTCACGTGAGCTCCAAAAGTCTTTTTATACCCGCTCCAGGAGCTCATCTGGAAACATTATCTCAGCCCAGGGAAGAAAAATAGGTCCCTCTCCTCTCACTTTGCTTTTAGTGTAAGTAGGCTGGCTCCCGTTCTAGCTGTCATCTGAGTGCCTCGTCATTGAGCATGTCATTCAGTGCAATAGGCTTGCCTAACTGTCAGAAACCCAAGTGACCTGGTGTTATTGGGACGGGTAAAATTTCCTCCGTCCTTCTAGCCAGCTCTCACACAGAGATGCTGACAATGTGATTAAGGCCAGAGGGCTTggctttttacacacacacacacacacacacacacacacacacacacacacacacagtctctctttcACATATACTATATAATGCTGCTGGCCTCCATTTAAATGTCACATCgttaaaagaaatgtttgagTATCCCTTCAGTCGTGCTGAGTGATATGAATATCATGAATACAAACGAGTGTGATAGAGTCACTAGATGTGCATTGAGTAAGGGAAGACAATACAATCATATGATGTGTTCACCACCTAGTTGtctaacaaaatgttttttatagcAGAGGTGCCATTTCACACAACAAAGGCCATATAACTATTGTTTAGGCTATCCTCTACTAACTAAATTGATCATGAGTGTAGATGCTTTCCCCTTCAGCTAAACATGTCCCTGTGGGAGAGCCTGAACCAGCTGTATGCTCTCCTTTAATGCTCCTTTGAAGAAATAGATAGGTTGTTGTACCAAAGACTAAAATGAGACTGTATTAGAGTAATAACACTGACATTATTTATGTTACAGGCCCAAATTGCATGCCAAACCAAGTGTTTTGTAAAGAATGATTCAGGATGAATACATGCACCAACTGAATATGTCATTAAAAAATGTGGACTCTTACCATGTACTGAGTTGtaacctttttttcccttcattccTGCTCTCCGTGTTGTACAGAAGACGGATTGGGAGGTGGCCATCAAGAGTATTAATAAAAAGAACCTCTCCAAGTCCCAGATCCTTCTTGGCAAGGAAATCAAAATCTTGAAGGTGAGCATGATACTTAATAGCTTCTCACTTATCTCCTCAGTGTACTTAAAGAATGATCTGATACTGACCTTGTGAGTTTGCGCCTTTGAAAGAAACAGGCCTCGACTTGCCTGGTAGAAATATCAATGAGAATGATCCCATTAGTTGCTGTAGCCCAGTTAATGCATCTTGTTTCcctgctctgtttttactcaGGAGCTTCAGCATGAGAACATTGTGGCACTTTACGATGTCCAGGTAAGTCCTGATCTTTTCTGTATATTGAAGTGTGaagaaaaatgtgacttttataAACTGAAAATCAGTTGTCTATCCAAAATTAGGAGTGCGTGTAGAAATAGTTTCACTTTTTTAACGATGAGTCAGTATTTTTCTCCATTGAGTGTGCTCTGTGGTTTTAATGGCTGGCTTGTCTAAGTTCCACTATCTATGGAGCAAGTCTTTGAAAAACATATACCTCCATCCACAAATCTCTTAAATGGTTCAAGAGGATCAATGTTGCTATTGGTTAGGCCTTGGATTTAATGCTGAGTAAGGCtaccttctgtctctctctgattcAGAGTCATACTATTGTAGTGGTTCGATCCCATCAGTCCAGTTGTCAGGTTTGTGCTGCACAGCTTCTACTACAAACCTGACAATGACCATGACAAATGCCCTCGCCCTCCTATGGACAGCCTGTTTGCATCTACAGAACAGTAGATCGACAGGCTTTACTTGCTGCCTCTCCATGACTTTTATACACATTGAGCCATCAGAGAGTTGgatgtgaagctgctgtttCATGCATTTCtgagaatatattttacaagaCTACATGACCCAAACAAACCACTTTTAATGCTTCTGGCCACACTATGAAGCCTGTGGAAACTATGCAGTATGACtaaatgaaaaagagagcattgtGCTGAATCTGAAAGGCCACACTGTCAGTGCACTGTCACATATACAGAACACTGTTTGATGCCCATCCGAGGGGCCCATGTCGATGTGCACATGTTAAATGAGCTCAGATTTATCTTTTGTCTTCGGGCTGGGTGCTTCACATCTAGCAGAGTCACATATATTCTTTGCACACAGTCTACCTTCAGATCTTTGTGGATTAACAAAATGTCTAtttagaaataaatacataatccATAAATACTGGAGGCAGAATATTACGGTGTGT
This region of Thunnus maccoyii chromosome 6, fThuMac1.1, whole genome shotgun sequence genomic DNA includes:
- the tmem97 gene encoding sigma intracellular receptor 2, giving the protein MMAIRLLEIIFFFYFASHIPITLFIDLQALLPGHVYPQPLKELLKWYAEEFKDPMVLDPPQWFQSFIFCEAVFQTPFFPIAAYAFLKGGCKWIRTPAIVYSTHVATTLIPILAHILFYQFPTKPHPGPQTLQERWLLVSIYAPYLLVPVLLLLTMLLSSTYNPSSKSGSTSAKAKKKN